The following proteins come from a genomic window of Flavobacterium crocinum:
- a CDS encoding TonB-dependent receptor: MKTRITFILLLLSTFTFAQNIISGKVTDQKGKPVAGANIYIDGTYDGATSSETGEFSFETTAQGNQFIVVSFLLFETYKKEIDVTNFKDQTVKLRENMNALDAVVITAGTLESGEKARVSVLKPLDIVTTAGSAGNIVAALQTLPGTQTVGEDGRLFVRGGEASETQTFIDGIRVAQPYGATTNNLPTRSRFSPFLFSGIAFSTGGYSAEYGEALSSVLLLNTNDEEDHEKTDIGLMTVGLSLGNTQKWQKSSLSVNLAYINLAPYQAVIPQNVDWNNPYQSLGGETVYRYKFTNGIFKLYASFDSEKFDLNQKNINFENPIRTDMNNNNFYLNSSYKGTIGTGWQLTSGISYGYSKNKLKYNITDVDSNENAAQLKLKLSKKVSNYFRLSFGSDYFITKYNQNFDDNVSINGANGYDSNIFASYAEGDISFSKNLALKVGLRYSNNSLLNENNIAPRASLGFKASKYSQFSFAYGDFTQTPVVDYIKFSKYHQFESEKARHYIFNYTFTRPGQLLRTELYYKDYSNLVQYDTQDIQYNSVFNNNGSGYAKGFDLLWRDSNLYKNLEYWISYSYIDSERQYKNFPTMATPNFIANHSLSVVTKYFITDWKSQVGFTNSFSSGRPYNDPNQTQFMSGKTKSYNSLSFNWAYLLTTQKILYFSVSNILGTQNVFGYDYAKTPDASGVYQRQAVVPTADRFFFVGFFWTISQNKNENQLKNL; the protein is encoded by the coding sequence ATGAAAACCAGAATTACTTTTATTTTATTATTGTTAAGCACTTTTACTTTTGCACAGAATATTATTTCAGGAAAAGTAACAGATCAAAAAGGAAAACCAGTTGCAGGAGCTAATATTTATATTGACGGAACTTATGACGGAGCAACAAGTTCTGAAACCGGTGAGTTTTCTTTTGAAACAACTGCTCAGGGAAATCAATTTATAGTGGTGAGCTTTTTACTTTTCGAAACTTACAAGAAAGAAATCGATGTTACCAATTTTAAAGATCAAACAGTAAAATTAAGAGAAAATATGAATGCTCTTGATGCAGTTGTTATTACTGCTGGGACATTAGAATCTGGTGAAAAGGCGAGAGTTTCTGTTCTAAAACCTTTAGATATTGTAACTACGGCGGGTTCGGCAGGAAATATTGTAGCTGCGTTACAAACTCTTCCAGGCACGCAGACGGTGGGTGAAGATGGGCGTTTGTTTGTACGTGGAGGTGAAGCCAGCGAAACACAGACTTTTATTGATGGAATTCGTGTAGCACAGCCGTATGGAGCAACAACGAATAATTTACCAACAAGAAGCCGTTTTTCTCCTTTCTTATTTAGCGGAATCGCTTTTTCTACTGGAGGATATTCAGCAGAATATGGCGAGGCATTATCAAGTGTTTTGCTTTTGAATACTAACGATGAAGAAGACCACGAAAAAACAGATATCGGATTAATGACGGTTGGATTGAGTTTAGGAAATACTCAAAAATGGCAGAAAAGTTCTTTGAGCGTAAATTTGGCTTACATCAATTTAGCTCCTTATCAAGCTGTTATTCCACAAAATGTAGATTGGAATAATCCCTATCAATCACTTGGAGGTGAAACGGTTTACAGATATAAATTCACAAACGGAATCTTTAAATTATACGCTTCTTTTGATTCAGAGAAATTCGATTTAAATCAGAAAAATATCAATTTCGAAAATCCGATTCGAACTGATATGAACAATAATAACTTTTATTTGAATTCTTCATATAAAGGAACAATTGGAACAGGCTGGCAGTTAACTTCTGGAATCAGTTATGGTTACAGTAAAAATAAATTGAAATACAATATTACTGATGTTGACAGCAATGAAAATGCGGCTCAGTTAAAACTAAAATTATCTAAAAAAGTTTCTAATTACTTCAGATTATCTTTCGGTAGCGATTATTTCATCACAAAATACAACCAAAATTTTGATGACAATGTTTCTATAAACGGTGCTAATGGATATGACTCTAACATTTTTGCAAGTTATGCTGAAGGAGATATTTCGTTCTCTAAAAACCTAGCGTTAAAAGTTGGTTTAAGATATTCAAACAATAGTTTGCTAAACGAAAATAATATTGCACCAAGGGCTTCATTAGGATTTAAAGCTTCAAAATACAGTCAGTTTTCATTTGCTTACGGGGATTTTACTCAAACACCGGTTGTAGATTATATTAAATTTTCAAAATACCATCAGTTTGAAAGCGAAAAAGCAAGACATTATATTTTTAACTATACATTTACAAGACCTGGACAATTGCTTAGAACAGAGTTGTATTATAAAGATTATAGCAACTTAGTTCAATATGATACACAAGATATTCAATACAATTCGGTTTTCAATAATAACGGTTCAGGTTACGCAAAAGGATTCGATTTGCTTTGGCGAGACAGCAATTTGTATAAAAACCTAGAATATTGGATTTCTTATTCTTATATCGATTCAGAAAGACAGTATAAAAATTTCCCAACTATGGCGACTCCAAATTTTATTGCAAATCATAGTTTGTCAGTTGTAACGAAGTATTTCATTACCGACTGGAAATCGCAGGTTGGATTTACAAATAGTTTCAGTTCAGGACGTCCGTACAACGATCCGAACCAGACTCAATTTATGAGTGGAAAAACAAAATCATACAATAGTTTAAGTTTTAACTGGGCCTATTTACTGACAACACAAAAAATCCTTTATTTCTCAGTATCAAACATTTTAGGAACTCAGAATGTTTTTGGATA
- a CDS encoding DinB family protein gives MSESKRISNLYQSIYNGNPWLEVNLANTLKNVTAEQAYKKANPNLNTIWEIVNHLIQWRRNILERMQGEVIVTPDHNYFVPVLDPSEVAWEQSLQTLAKSQESWNTFFESFNDEDLAKIYVNNGHTYYEHIHGIIQHDVYHLGQIVILKKLLNN, from the coding sequence ATGTCAGAAAGCAAAAGAATCTCAAATTTATATCAGTCCATTTATAATGGAAATCCTTGGCTGGAAGTTAATCTGGCTAATACTTTAAAAAACGTAACGGCAGAACAAGCTTATAAAAAAGCAAATCCGAACCTGAACACGATTTGGGAAATTGTGAATCATCTTATTCAATGGAGAAGAAACATTCTGGAACGCATGCAAGGCGAAGTAATCGTAACTCCGGATCATAATTATTTTGTTCCTGTTTTAGATCCTTCAGAAGTGGCTTGGGAACAATCGCTTCAAACGCTGGCAAAATCACAGGAATCATGGAATACTTTTTTTGAAAGTTTTAATGATGAAGATTTAGCGAAAATCTATGTCAATAACGGTCATACGTATTACGAACATATTCATGGAATTATTCAGCATGACGTGTATCATTTGGGGCAGATTGTTATTTTAAAGAAGTTACTAAACAACTAA
- a CDS encoding YciI family protein → MKNTIFFLAFLFFSIIGFSQETETKYDEKLAKSLNADEYGMKKYVFCLLKSGSNTTASKEESKKMFEGHMANINKLAKEGKLSVAGPFMKNDRNYRGIYIFNVETVEEAKKLVETDPAIKANLLEAELTPWYCSAALQEIPKMHEKIAKTKM, encoded by the coding sequence ATGAAAAACACTATTTTCTTTTTAGCTTTTTTATTTTTCAGTATAATCGGCTTTTCACAGGAAACTGAAACGAAATACGATGAAAAATTGGCAAAGTCATTAAATGCTGATGAATACGGGATGAAGAAATATGTTTTCTGTCTTTTAAAATCAGGCAGCAATACAACAGCGTCAAAAGAAGAAAGTAAAAAAATGTTTGAAGGCCATATGGCAAACATCAACAAATTAGCCAAAGAAGGAAAGCTATCCGTAGCAGGGCCTTTTATGAAAAATGACAGAAATTATCGCGGTATCTATATTTTTAATGTTGAAACTGTTGAAGAAGCAAAAAAGCTTGTAGAAACAGATCCCGCTATAAAAGCCAATTTACTTGAAGCCGAATTAACGCCTTGGTATTGCTCAGCTGCATTACAGGAAATTCCGAAAATGCATGAGAAAATTGCCAAGACGAAAATGTAA